The Capsicum annuum cultivar UCD-10X-F1 chromosome 1, UCD10Xv1.1, whole genome shotgun sequence sequence ACTATTGAAgaatactatttttgaaagaaaatgagatatttttataaaaactcTCTCTATGAACATGAGCCGAAGTTAtggattgagatttgagatatgaaatataacatatggATTGCGAACCCTATAGGTCTTACCTGGGAGCAGCAAGCTCGGTTGATGTATAACAAAAGTCATGCGATGACTTTTACCATTATCCTATactcattgcattgcattgcttGCATATGTATCTTTCAtgattttcttagttttcttgactTGTGTTTAGTTCcgtgtaatttttcatacaaactCTATAGATGCATATGGAAAGTCACGCCATGGATTTGACCATTCATCCCATCctcattgcattgcattgattGCATACGtatatttcatgatttctttagttttcttgaCTAGTGTTTAGTTTTGTGTACTTTGTCATgtgtttttatactttttttagtatttatatttaaCACTATCAGTATAGATGCTGTGAGATACTATTTTAGACTTTCTATTTGCAAGTGACGTGctcataattttctttatttatattattttctgttttgctcagtcggcctatgatacctactaaataCAAGTGGACCATACACGTTCCTATTGTACTCTTTTGATACAGGTCCTAGTTCGAGCACCACACGTGGTGGTTGATTTATGTGGAGGTTTAGATTTCGAGATACTGATTCGCTACTGGTTTTGGAGCTGATTCAGACCACATCTATCCTTActtgtctttattttttaattcagaaatagatatgtatttttagttctCAGATATTATACTAAATACTCTTTATTGTGTAACCAGGTTTTTGGATGTATGAAATTTCTTTAATACTTTAGCTATTATTATACTTGTATTGACCTGACTTTATTGTAAAAGTCTCATCttagtttatgttattgttgattttagtttttccttaatcagtttgggtgattgacttacttatcaaggttggaCTACGataagtgctatcatgacccatttttggattgtgaaaaattggtatcatagtAGTCAGATTCACTGATCTCATAAGTATAATAGCAGGATGTCAACTAGAGTCTCACGGATCAGTATGTAGgtgtctgtatctatctttgagaggctataagacatctTTTGAAAAAATTTCTCTAATTTGATTCCTTGTCGTTTATGTTGTTGATACCCAACGTTCGaaacttttattctattttttctacATAGATGGTAAGGAATAGGTTCATAGAGGCTTGATATATCGAGTTGACACCTAACATAGGAGCCCCAGTTTGAGAACGAAGCATGAGTCATGGTTGACCTACAGGTAGAAGATGGGCATAAGAAGCTGCCCCAGCTAGAGGACGTGTTAGAGAGGCCTCTCCCAAGCCTGAGGTTATATATTCCATGGATGATTATCAGACAAAGAATGCGGGGCCAACTTAGGTTCCACAAAGTTTAGTCAATATCCCAGTACTTCAGGGTCCTTTAGTTCATCTCTGAGTAATTTGAAGGGCGTTCTCTTGAGTGTATCTGGTACTTCTCAGACTTAGAGTGATGTTCCACCATCAGTATCGATATCTGCTTATGATATTCCTATATATAGGGTACAACCATTATCAATAGTATCCCCATATGTGGATGTTTTTCCTGTAAGGCTTACTATTTCTCGGTTGCTTCAAGTATATCTATGTTTTTTGATGATCAAAAGATATTGAGAGGTTTATTCTAGTTTAGTGGAGTTATTAGCAAGGATGGATGTGAGCTTTTAATTGATTTCCATGAGAAGTCACATAATATTGTATTCCTTGAGTCTCTTGGAGTAGCTAATACTACCTATCAGTTGACAGATGTATCTAGAGATTGGTAGAGATCACTTGCACGTTGTAGGCCTTTGGGTTTGCCTACTATGACTTGAACTCAATTTTTGAGGGCTTCTTGGAGAGGTTTATAACTTATATCTAGGCTTGAGAGACCAGATGagggacgagtttgatcatttagagtagGCTCTATGTTTATTACTGAGTATGAAGGGAgcttttacacctttttgagatATTCAACCACTAGCATCTCTATCAAGTTTGAGaggattcaaaagtttatgaagggGTTAGATGGTACATATATGTTTGCTACAACTCAGAAGGTAGTTTTAGAGGCTGCTTTCCAGAGTATTATTGAGCATGCAAAGATGACCAAGTCTATTATTTAGGCTACTTAAGGAGACACCAAGAAGGTACATTGTTTGAGTAAATTTAGTGGACATGGCTCCCAAAATAGATATTAATATAGTAGAGATTCCCGTGGTTACCATGATAGGCTAATTTAGTTTGAGTTGCAAGGATCAGTTGATAGACCTTTAAGTTCTACGTCTTCTAATATTCAAGTATCGAGTCATGTGGGTGGAGGCTCCAAGGTTGGTTCTTCAGTCCAGGTCGGTCATTCTAGTTCATCCATACCTTCTCAGATTGTGTCAGGCCACAAGGGATATTTTATATGTGAGCATTTGTCCATGTAGCCAAGAATTTCCCTCAAACATATGTATGGACCCATTTAATAGGATTCTTAGCTTTAGCTTTGCCCAACTCTGAGCGAAAGGTAGTTCAAAGAGTGGTAAGTATGGTGTTAATGGTGATAGAGATAGAAGTAGGGGTTCTCGTATGGTTCCTCAGTCTGAGAGTGAACATtgttagtgttatgctatacttaGGAGACTCGAGATAAACATTTTTGATGTAGTTATTACAGGTACCGTCCCAGTTTGCTACAAATATACTTTCGTATTGGTTGACCCTGGGTCTATATTCTcctatatgtctatatattttgcttTTGGTTTTGCTATTGTATATGAGACTCTTGTTATCCCTTTTCGTGTTTCTACCCCATAGaagattttttagtggtggatcgggtgtatcGATCTTATGTGATTACCTTTGTAGGCCGTAAGACTTGGGTAGacttgattatcctagatatgcttgattttaatgttattttgggtatgaattggttagCTTATTATCATGCAAAAATTTGAATTGTTATCCAAAATCATGACTTTAGCTACATCGGGTGTGTCGAATTAGCTTATAAGAGTATGGTTAATTCAGGTTTGGAGGGTGTTATATCTTTTCTATGTACTCATCACATGACAGAGAGagggtgtttgtcttatttggctcatGTCCTATGGATTCTATTTAGGTTGTACACGAGTTCATGGATGTATTTCCTACAGATTTGCCTTGTATGCCTCaaaattgtgatattgattttgctattgatgtgaAGCTGGGCACCAAacccatttccattcctccatataggatgGCCTTAACTAAgtttaaggatttgaaagagcagTTACAAGATTTATTGGGTAAGGGATTCGTTAGAACTAGTGTATCTTCTTGGGATGCTTCAGTCTTGTTCGTGAAGAAAAAAATAGCTCtattcatatctatatttattatagACGATTAAACAAAGTGATGGTCAataacaagtaccctcttcctcgtattgatgatccatttgaccaacttcagagtgctTCAGCATTTTCCAAGATTAATTTGAGATCtaggtatcatcagttgaggattatagCTTTGGGTGTTCCAAAGATGGCTTTTCAGATTCAATACTATCATTGTAAGTTTTTGGTCATAtcttttggtttaaccaatgcccctgcaatgtttatggagttgatgaactgggtatttCCATCGTATCTTGACttttttgtaattgtatttatagatgacatcttaaTTTATTCCAAGATAAAGCCGATCATGTGAAGCATTTGAGGATTATACTTCTTAGTTGAGTGATGAGAAATAGTATGCCAAGTTTTTCAAGTGTAATTTTTAGATGGATTATATATCTTTCTTGGTTCTTGTAATGACCAAGGATAGTATTATGATTGATCCGGCCAAGATAACAATAATTCGTAATGGGGCTAGAGTTACTTCTCCTTCTAAAATTCAGAGTTCCGTTGGTTTTACAGGTTATTATCAGCGTTTTGCAGAGGGTTTCTTATCTATTGCGGTTCTTTTAACCAAGCTGGCTCAGAAAAAACTAGTATTTCAATGGTTGAATGCATATGAAAAGATCTTGCAAAAACTCACAGATTTTTTGACTTCGactcctattttgactttgcccaaggagggtgtgggtttcaccatgttttgtgatgATTCTGGTATTGGTTTGAGTGCTATGTTGATGTAGAAGGTAAGGTGATTGCTCATGCCTCTTGGCATTTGAAGCCTCGTGAAAGAAAATtccctacccatgatttgaagTTGACAACCATAGTATTTGTGTTGAACTTATGgtgtcattacttgtatggagttccttgTGAGATTTGCTCAGACCACCGTatccttcagtatttcttcagtcagcgagatcttaatatgaggcagcggtTGCAGATACCTTGGGATGGAAGTAGACTAGTATGAGGAGTTTAGCTCATCTTGACCCAAGAGTGACCTTTAGCCTTAGAGTTTCAGTCTTGAGATAACCAAATAATTTGGATTGATATTTCGATACCCAAATGTATTTTAGCCTTTGTTGATGCTAGATCTTCCTTAATAGAGCATATTCAAGCTCACCAATTTGATGATGATGGCTTGGGGGTAATTTGAAATAAAGTGTTGAGTGATGGGGCTTAGGCAACATCTctttatttttatggtgttttgAGGACTGGAGGCTGAGTTTTTATGCTAAGAGTTGGTGGAtgggtgagattgattttggaggaggcgcGTTGTTTTAAAcattctatccatccaggggtaaccaagatgtattatgattttaagcagctttactagtggggtggtatgtaGAAGGATGTAgaagactttgtagctcgttgcttGTGTTTTTAGTAGGTGAAGGTTGAGCATCAGAGACTAAGTGGTTTGCTTTAAAGATTatccattcctgagtggaagtgagAGCGGATAACTATGGATTTTGTGAGTGGGTTGCCTCGTACCGCTTGTGGTTTTGTCaacatttgggtcattgtggatagattgaccaaattagcccatttcatACCTATTCATATTTCCTTCAGTACCtagaggttggcccatatctatatttgttaGACAGTTCATCTTCTTGGGTAcccatgtctattatttcagacagaggctTAGTGTCCACTACTAGTTTTTGGCTGACTTTTCTAGAGGATTTTTGTACTCAAGTTGACCTTAGTATAACTTTCCacccgcagaccgatggtcagttggagcggactattcagggtttgaaggatatgctctgagcatGTATTATTAACTTCGGAGGTCACTGTGAACTACATCTGGCCTTAGCGGAGTTTGCTTCTAGTAATAGCCACCATTTGGTATTGAGATAGCACCtttcgaggcattgtatggtaggcttTGTTAATCTCTTATTGGTTGACTTGAGACTTCAGAGGCTAGACCCCGTAGTACTGACtcgcttcgtgagtctttggataggatttggatgattcaagataggcttcgGGCAACctaaatgatatgacccaaaccagggcctagtcgtgtcgggctCCTCAGGTCCGATcgagaccagagaccacccctaaaACCCTACCTTAACCGCCCTgcaccctatgtcagatgaattctgaacatataacaggATAGTACAATCATAAAGAAATACAGAAACTAAAATCTATGAACCTATCCAACCGGTGTCtgcctaataccaataccaatgccaaggttaacaccaatatcgacaccgccatatatatatatatatggctttgtgtgactactttgagcatgggcggtgtcggtattgggttatcggtttacccaataacctaataagaaaaaatcgaactgaacaaataacccaataagaaaaaatcgaaccgaaccaataacccaataattttttttataaaccattaaaaaaccgttaacccaataacccaataacaatataccaataacatttttattggttcggtttatcggtcggttcgatttttgtaCACCACTATTCAGACCTCATCTAACCTTGTCTTTATTTTTGATTTAGAGACAGATTTgtattttcagctttcagatatTGTACTAGATGCTCTTGCACTGTgtcaccaggttttgggatataTGATATTTCTTTCAGACTTCCGTTATTATTGTACTTGTATTGGTCTGGACCTCGTTCTAGAAGTCTTGCCTTGTTTTAcactattattaattttgatgtttcctttatcagtttgggtgattgacttAGGATGGACCGCGGTAAGCGTCATCATAACCTGTTTTTGGATCATGAACGAAAATtaatttggaaagaaaaaaaatatctttagaGAAAATATTACgaactatattgatttaaaacTACTCAATTTCCTCAATACGTTATTAGTTAAAAATTATTCTTTGCTTCAAATGTCTGACCAAATTGCCAATTAGCAGGAACAACATTATTGGATTGAGCCCATCGGCCATCGCTAGTTTGTACTTGGAAAGACAAGGTTTGTCCAGCCAACTGCATAGAAGTCTGCCAATTTTGTCCCCAATTTCGCCCCATCTGTAACCATCCAGTCTTAGATCCTTTGATTTTAACATTGACAACATCTCCAACACCTCCCACATTGAAAACAAGAACAAGAATCCAATAAGGATTCCCTTTGATTTCGAACTTGAGTCCTCCTTTTTTGTGACAATTGACTCTTTTGTAAACAACAGGGACAACTCCGGCTTTGTACTTGGCAATCTTTAAAAACATAGGCATCGACAGATCAAAGTGTCGTTGTGGAGGATTACACCAAATGTCTACAGTTTTTGAGTAATCGGGAGGGCAGAAATTGGTGGCAGTTATAGTTATGACTTGGCCTGGATTGCACCATTTAGGTACATTGACACACATTAATTGAAAGCAAGCTCCACACGTTGAACCTTTGTTAAAGAGTGCTGTGCTTAGTGCTGCTGTTTCCAGGCCATAACCTTGCTGGAATAAATTTCCATAACCACAAGCTCCCTCTGCAATGCAATAGTATCCGAATTAATGAATTGTTACAAAATGTTACTAATAATAATATAAGTTATGAACAGAAACCTAAAAATTAATA is a genomic window containing:
- the LOC107853878 gene encoding expansin-A23, with product MAKRQSFFILFITVVVIFLFLAFESKEVEGGLNGNGWRNARATFYGDMKGGETMQGACGYGNLFQQGYGLETAALSTALFNKGSTCGACFQLMCVNVPKWCNPGQVITITATNFCPPDYSKTVDIWCNPPQRHFDLSMPMFLKIAKYKAGVVPVVYKRVNCHKKGGLKFEIKGNPYWILVLVFNVGGVGDVVNVKIKGSKTGWLQMGRNWGQNWQTSMQLAGQTLSFQVQTSDGRWAQSNNVVPANWQFGQTFEAKNNF